Genomic DNA from Hordeum vulgare subsp. vulgare chromosome 2H, MorexV3_pseudomolecules_assembly, whole genome shotgun sequence:
GGATCCATGACATCGATGGATCGTTGCAAGCTGCTCGTTTCAGTTTCGATTTAAGTAGGTCCCGTGCGTGTCTCCGTTGAACTTCGATCGTGTTTGCTATCTCTGCCTTGTAGTAGTTCTCTTGTTATGTGGAGGTGTCTTTTGTATAAAATTCGTCCGTGTTTGTTATCTCTGCCTTGTGGTTCCATCTTTCGATGACAATGCTCGAATTAGCCCCTTGATACTGCGTTCGTATATGCAATGTTGTTCCATGTGTAATGATGCACTGTGGCCCTCTAATCAAGGTTCGATCCAGTACACGATAACAAAGGGGTACAGTCGAGTAACTGGTGGTCCATTTTAGCGAGTACTACGtacgtagaagcactgcttggttGCAGCAAAGGCCGAAAAGGATGAGGCGTCAGTACGAGTCGATAGAGAATCGTTTGGATGCATCAGCTTGGGTGAATCTCCCTTCTGGTCACTCATCTTTTTACTACCTTGCTGCTCATGATGGTAGCtttggtcagaatggaccaaccCTTTTACTATCTTTTGCTTTGGCACAGCCGCCTGAGATGATGGGAGCTGGCCCGGCTCGCCTTTCTTTCACAAACTTTGAAGCGATGCCGCATTCGAGTGAGTGCACTGCATAGTCCCTCCACGGATGGATGATGGATCGTTTGTGTCTCGACTTTATGCCATCAAAGTGTTAAGGATTAATTTAATCCTAGTAATCAATGCTTAAGTCGGTTGTTTACGTCGGTTGTGGTAAATACCCAGTTTTTAATCAATGAGAAAGACTGTTGGGTCATTTGCTTTTATTCTTTCACATGTTATCAGCACGCTCGTAACCGAGAGCAATTTGCCCATAGGAACGAGAAGAGCGCGACTTGGAAGAGGCGAAACAGCACAAGGGCAGAAGGATTTTTCCCCGCATCTGCAGGAGAAACTGCCGACGCGGGACACTCGCCCCACAACGAAGTCCTCGGATGCGAATCTGTAGCAAACCACAGAGCGCCCTACAGCCCGCGACGCCATTGTTGCGCCCGGTGAGGCCACCCTCACGCGCTACGGCGCTAGACTCTTGCTTGCGCCACTCGTCGGCGTTAAGCAACCAACGACACCAAGCAACTCTGGCGATCTTCAACCATGGCCGCCATTCACATCACTGGCCTCAAGAAATAGAGAAATCAGTGTCAAACAAGGTGATTCAGTTTGAATTTATTCCTGCAAAAATCAATTGCTCTACCAGGAACACCAAGAATCGAGAACATATAGGTCAACCACAGGATAGCATCAAATCCAGGACCTGTAATTCTTCTCTGAAGCAATCAAACACAAGAGACCTTACCAAGAACAGAAGAAAATCATATAGAACCGCTATTAGCGGAGGCGACACACCCCGGCGGCGCGGCGGCACCCTCCATCCGCCTAAATCCTCAGCGCACAACGACGTGCACGCCACACGGACATTATCCGAGGCCCTCGGTCTCAGGGCGGCTCCCAAGGAGCGACCAACCATGAGCGGCAATGGATGCGTCGTCCTCCGGCAAAGCGCGGAAGTGACGAACGGCAATGCCCTCCGCCGCGCGGCACTGCACGAGCAAGCCATCCGGCTACCACGGGCGACGCCATGAACTGCAACATGGGTGTCCTCTGTGCAAATCCGAATGAATCGAATGGATTAATTCGTTTTTGCATCCATCAAGGATGACGATAAGGAACCTTATCCGTTCGCTCATTTGCTTTTATTCTTTCACACAAAGCACCAATGAAAGCACgctgcatctttcttctccagggACTAGAGGAGGACCGTGGGGGCATGCGGAATCGATTGATTGAGGCTGGCCCCAATGCAGGTAACTTCGGTGGTAACTTCACGTCCAGCTTAGCAAAATTTCCTACGTGGCAGTGAGTTAATGAGGAGAGAAGGAATTGGAGTAACCACCGTGGTTACCGTACCTTCGCGCTTTGTACGAGACTTTTTTAATGCTAGAAGATCTCGTGTGCGCTGTGAGCGCTTCGCGTGGAGAGAAAAGAAATTCCCATCGAGAGACACCACGCCTGCACCTCCATCCTCATCCAGCTCGCCCCGCTCTCCGTCGGGCCGTCCGTCCAGCGGCGCCTCTGGCCGGCGGCGCCACCTTGCTAATCCTAATCATGGCCAAATCCGGTGCCCGTAAGGAGGCGGCGCCAGTCCGGTCACCGGCGACCTCGCCGCCGCAACACTTCCCCGGCCCGGCAAGCTCGTACGCGAGCGGCTCGGCACAACAACTCTTCTACCCGGGCGCCCCGACGTGCTCCTCCGCCAATACCtcgacgccgccgccgcacctGTACCCACCCCTCATGGAGACCTCCTCTCCCAACCCTACATGGTAAATCTCTGCTTTTGATTCAATCTTGGGCAATTTTGGATTCAAGTCTGTAGCCGTTTCTATCCTGAATTGATTCAGTGTATAGGTAATTTCTATCTCCGTTCAAGTATATCTTGTTTTAAGCCTTTGTATGTTGTTGTACAAAATTGCATTGTTGTTATAATATGCTCATGAACTCTGATATTTGTAACAGGAGGCCAATGTACACCGCTGCACCTGAAAGCTTGCTAAATTTTGGGCAATTCGCTCCAATGCATCCTTATAATTTTCGACCTCCGCCGGTCCACTATCCAGAACAAGGACACGGCAATTTGGAGAATTTGCACTTTGTTGGGGCTTCTCCACACGATTCCttttcaacaccaccaccgccaccgcaccCTAAAGTCGCATCTCGGTCTGGTCCTGCAAAAGTGGATTCGACATCTtccaaaaagaaaaggaagaccATCAATGTAGATGAAGAAGAATTGGGAGAAAGGACCGCATATCGTCTGCCCTATACACCCGAGGAACATGACAGACTGGTAAGCATATTCGTTGCTCAAATCCATATTATGTGCATGTAATTTCTTGATGCTTGTTGGGCTCAACTAAATTAAATGTGAACAATGTAGGCTGGTGCTTGGCTAGAGTGTTCACTGAATCCCATCGATGGGAACGTAAAGAAGGGTGAGCAGTTCTGGGATGACATTGCTGCTCTCTACAATGGTGCCACACCAAGTAACCGGAAGAGAGATCGCAATCAGTTGAAGATGGAATGGCAAAGGACCAAGAAAAAGCTCGGTGCTTTCCATGGGGAGTGGATTGCTGTTATGGGAGTGTATCATAGTGGTCACAACAGTCATGACCTACAAAAAATGGCCTTGGAGAAGTACGAACGCAACTATCATCAGCCTTTCCAACATTTAACTATGTGGGAAAAACTTAAGGATGATAGCAAATGGCTAACCTCTTACAAACACATGACTGCAAAAAAAGGTAACATGACAGATAGCAATACCACATCAAATATGATCAACTTGGAGGCTGAGGAGCGCCCAAAAGTTGGCCGTGATAAGGCTAAGCTTGAACGTGCTGGTAAAGGCAAGTCAGGAGGGCTCTCGCAAGACTTGGAGAAAGATTGGTCAAATTCATCGAGGTTAACAATCAATCGATGGAGGACCGTCAAAAGGTGATAAATAGCCAGGTTCTTTTATCAAATCAACAACTTGAAACTGCAAAGATCAACAACAAGACAAAAATGTTGGATGTTTATTCCAAAATGCTTTTAGCGGACACATCTAAGATGGATGATGGTGAAAAGGCCCGGCGTGCAAAGGCTTTGAGTAATATGGAGGCCATGTTAttttcttgaaggagatgcaggtaTTTTTACTATGAACTTGAATCGCTGCTCTATTTCATGTCGAAACTTCCTCTATAATTACTTGTGTCCTCACTCTTACTTGAGAAAATAATAATTACATCTACTGATTATTTATTTATCTACTGTTTGGCAAGGTGATTGAAGGGAAAGAAGTGGTGCACTACGAAGCATATTAGAAGTTAGCTCGGTCAGTTTGTTGTGTGAACCTGATGGATCGTTCATCACTTTTGGTGTCGGGTCAGTTTATTTTGTAAACCATGGATTGTTATTGTGTGTACCTGGTGGATTTTTAATTGTGTACCTGATGGACCGATCAGCTACTCTAGAATTGATGTGAACGTGGTGTTTTGCTGTTAGCTTTTGGACTGATCAGCTACTATTGCCAGTTACCTTTTTAATCATTGGTGAGGCTCAATCGTTTCAGTTTCTATCTACACATGAACCGTTGCACAATACTGTGCTATATATACAAGCCTACGCCTTCTCTTTTTCTTACTCCTTCACCACTATATTTATCTACTGTTTGTCGAAGGCGTGATTCATATATTTGGTGATGAGTATATGCGAAGACCCAATGTCGACGATGTGCAGCGATTACTTGATATTGGAGAGAGTCGTGGGTTTCCCGGCATGTTAGGAAGCCTCGATTGTATGCACTGGCATTGGGAGAAATGTCCCACGGAGTGGAAGGGGCATTTCACTAGCGGGTATAAAGGAGCCCCTACTGTTATTCTAGAGGCGGTTGCATCTCAAAATCTTTGGATATGGCATGCCTTTTTTGGTGTTGCCGGatccaacaatgacatcaacgtgctTAACCAATCAACGCTGTTCACTGAGCAACTGAAAGGGCAAGCTCCTCGAGTGAACTATACTGTCAACGAGAAGGAATATCAACTTGGTTACTACCTTGTAGATGGAATATACCCCGAGTGGGCAGCATTCATGAAGTCAATACCCATGGCTCTAACAGAAAAACACAAGTTGTTTGCGAAACATCAGGAAGGAGCAAGGAAGGACGTGGAGCGTGCATTTGGTGTGTTGCAGGCGCGATGGTCTATTTTACGTCTTCCGGCACGTTTATATGACCGGGGTGATCTCAATAATATTATGTTGGCGTGCATCATTTTGCACAACATGATAGTCGATGATGAACAAGAAGAGGCTGGAAATATTCTTGATTTAAATTATGAAGCGGGCTCATCAATTGTCCTTCCTTCTGTATTTACGCACGGTAACATACCAGAATTTGCCGAGGTACTTGAAAGAGATGCTAGAGTCCGCGATCGTCCGATGCATAAGGCTCTTAAAAATGATCTGATTGAGCATATATGGAGAAAGTTTGGGCGAGAATAGATTATATTCAAGTCTTGATCAATGTACTGctaaatatgttttatatattttaATAATATTATATTTTACTTTATTATTTATTATGATCTAAATTTGTGTTTTTTTTATTTATCCATGGGTACCTGAAAACACAATTTTTATTGATACATGGCACATATAGATCACAAAGTTGAAATGCTACTATAGATCCCACAAAAGCAATAAATGAACCCTCTAAGTTACCACCCCTAAGTTACCacccactatgaaggtagtaacatagagtagtaacatgCTTATGTGTCATGTATGTTACTACTCaatgttactccccattgtgaccagcctGACATGGCCGTGAAGAAATGCTGCATGTGTACTTGTGTAGCACCGAAAAGGATAAGCTGATTATTTTTCCAACGGGCCTCACACCTCTTTTTATTACTTGCATAACAAAAATATAAAAGGGTTCACCGAAGAGGATAAGCAGATgcgttagagcaactccaaccggccGATCCAAACGGACGGCGATTTAGTCCGCTTTTCCTCCATTTGGGTCGTCCGTCGGTTCCGTGTCCTTCCGGGTTATGATTTGCTAGCCGTCGGTTTTTGAACAAATATAGAAAAGCAAATGATATAATATAGCTTCACaatcaaaaataaaatatagcaaaGTTTACAAGCCCAATAAAAATTAAATTGTATAGAAATACACCTATTGGTTGCCAACGTGATTTCACATATGCTCAACGAAGTCATCTTGCAACTGAATATGAGTTTCTAAATCACGTATTTTATGATGAAATTGAGAGAAGTGTGCAAACGATGTCGCTTCTCCGCCATGCCGAGACACCACAATGTCACCCTAAAATTCAAACACTTGATCATGTTGATGTTTCGGGCGCTCATCCTGtacgatcatattgtgcatgatcacacaagcagtcatcacttCTCACAATTTCTTGGCGCTCTAAGTTCTAGCAGGATACCAAACTATGTCCCATCGAGATTGCAtaacaccaaaggcacgctcgtcatccttcctagcactctcttgcttttgaacaaatattttcctcttctctctgacagggttggagattgtcttcacaatagtGGTCCACTCTGGATAGATTCCGTCAGCTAGATAGTATCCTTTGTTGTAGTTGTGACCGTTGACGttaacactgaccagtgggctgctgccttcggcaagccttgcaaacaccggCGATCATTGAAGCACGTTGATAGCGGTCATGCCAAAAAAAGAATGCCAGATCCAGAGATCTTGAGAGGCCACGGCCTCAAGTATGACGGTGCAAGCCTTGACATGGCCCTTGTACTGCCTTGCCAAGTAGAGGGGCAATTCTTCCATAcccagtgcatgcagtctatgctgccaagcatccctgggaagcccCGGTTGGGATTGGTCGCCAACAAGCGGGCTGTGTCTGCAACAGTCGGCTCTCTCAATTACTTAGGGCGAAACACTACAATCACAGCCTTGCAGAATCTGTATAACTTCTCTAAGCATGTAGAGTCACTTATACGGATGTACTCATTAATAAGATCACTAGGTACTCCATAAGTAAGCATCCGGATGGCAgtagtgcatttctgataagatgagAAGCCAATCCTTCCGAtggcatcctctttgcactcgaagTAGTTATCGTATCCGACCACCCCCTCTCGAATCCGGTTGAAAACATGCCTAGCCATACGAAaatgacacaaaatttctgatgtTTGAAGAGCGGATTGCTTgtgtcaaagtagtccttccataGAAGGAAATGGCCACTCTCTCAGTTGCGATTCAACGCTGGAACATGTCCCGGAATCGAGCCCCGAAAAAGTGACCGCTGCCTATTAATGTGGTTATGGACCAACACGACAAGCATCATCTCCTCATTGTCAGATGAGGAATCGTTTGAGTCGGACATAACATTATACCAACCGGGGCTTGGGGTTATGGACGTGGACGACGAAGCTAACCGGAGACGGCAGGTTGAGGTCGGGGAAACTGTGGTGCCCCGGCGGCGATGCGGCCGACGGCGTGAAGTAGGCGCTGCGGTACGGGAGGAGGCAGCCGGAACTGGGGCATCGGCAGCGTGGGGGCTGGGGGCGAGGCGAGGTGAGGGGGTGGAGAACGAGCAATGTGCCATCGACTGGCGGGCCAGGGAGTGGTGGAAGCGCGCGTTGTCCGCGTCCGCTTTGTGTCcgcgatgacccacaagtataggggatcaatcgtagtcctttctgttggaaatatgccctagaggcaataataaattagttattattatatttcttagttcatgataatcgtttattatccatgctataattgtattgattggaaacacaatacttgtgtggatacatagacaaaacactgtccctagtaagcctctagttgactggctcgttgatcaaagatggtcaaggtttcctggccataggcaagtgttgtcacttgataacgggatcacatcattaggagaatcatgtgatggactagaccaaaactaatagacgtagcatgttgatcgtgtcattttgttgctactgttttctgcgtgtcaagtatttgttcctatgaccatgagatcatataactcactgacaccggaggaatgctttgtgtgtatcaaacgtcgcaacgtaactgggtgactataaagatgctctacaagtatctccgaaggtgttagttgagttagtatggatcaagactgggatttgtcactccgtgtgacggagaggtatctcggggcccactcggtaatacaacatcacacacaagccttgcaagcaatgtgacttagtgtaagtcacgggatcttgtattacggaacgagtaaagagacttgccggtaaacgagattgaaataggtatgcggatactgacgatcgaatctcgggcaagtaacataccgaaggacaaagggaatgcatacgggattatatgaatccttggcactgaggttcaaacgataagatcttcgtagaatatgtaggatccaatatgggcatccaggtcccgctattggatattgaccgaggagtctctcgggtcatgtctacatagttctcgaacccgcagggtctgcacacttaaggttcgacgttgttttatgcgtatttgagttatatggttggttaccgaatgttgttcggagtcccggatgagatcacggacgtcacgagggtttcggaatggtccggaaacgaagattgatatataggatgacctcatttggttaccggaaggttttcgtgcattaccggaaaagtttcgggctcatcagtagtgtaccgggagtgccgggaggggtgccggggaccatcgggaggggtgtcacgccccaaggggtctcatgggctatgggaagagataaaccagcccctagtgggctggaataagttcccactaaggcccataaggtttgagaaggaaaaaacacaaggtggaaagagtttccaagtgggaaggtggaatcctactccaagtaggattggagtaggactcctccacctccaatttcggccaaacctttaggttttgaggctgcctcctcccctccctcccacctatatatacggaggttttagggatgatttaagacgacttttccacggcagcccgaccacatacctccatggtttttcctctagatcacgtttctgcggagctcgggcggagccctgctgagacaaggtcatcaccaatctacggagcgccgtcacgctgccggagaactcttctacctctccgtctctcttgctggatcaagaaggccgagatcatcgtcgagctgtacgtgtgctgaacgcggaggtgccgtccgttcggtactagatcgtgggactgatcgcggggcggatcgagggacgtgaggacgttccactacatcaaccgcgttcactaacgcttctgctgtacgatctacaagggtacgtagatcactcatcccctctcgtagatggacatcaccatgataggtcttcgtgcgcgtaggaaaattttgtttcccatgcgacgttccccaacagtggcatcatgagctaggttcatgcgtagatgtcttctcgagtagaacacaaaagtttttgtgggcggtgatgtgcgttttgctgccctccttagtcttttcttgattccgcggtattgttggatcgaagcggctcggaccgacattactcgtacgcttacgagagactggtttcatcgctacgagtaactccgttgctcaaagatgactggcgggtgtcagtttctccaactttagttgaatcggaattgaccgaggaggtccttggatgaggttaaatagcaattcatatatctccgttgtggtgtttgcgtaagtaagatgcgatcctactagatacccatggtcaccacgtaaaacatgcaacaacaaaattagaggacgtctaacttgtttttgcggggtatgcttgtgatgtgatatggccaacgatgtgatgtgatatattggatgtatgagatgatcatgttgtaatagttaatatcgacttgcacgtcgatggtacggcaaccggcaggagccatagggttgtctttataactaacgtttgtgcttgcacatgcgtttactattttgctaggacgtagctttagtagtaatagcatgagtagcacgacaaccccgatggcgacacgttgatggagatcatgatgatggagatcatggtgtgacgccggtgacaagaagatcgtgccggtgctctggtgatggagatcaagaagcacgtgatgatggccatatcatgtcacttataaattgcatgtgatgttaatccttttatgcaccttattttgcttagaacgacggtagcattatgaggtgatctctcactaaaatttcaagacgaaattgtgttctccccgactgtgcaccgttgctacagttcgtcgtttcgagacaccacgtgatgatcgggtgtgatagactcaacgttcacatacaacgggtgcaaaacagttgcgcacgcggaacactcgggttaagcttgacgagcctagcatgtgcagacatggcctcggaacacatgagaccgaaaggtcgagcatgaatcgtatagttgatatgattagcatagagatgcttaccactgaaactattctcgactcacgtgatgatcggacttgagatagtggatttggatcatgtaccactcaaatgactagagagatgtactttttgagtgggagttcttaagtaatatgattaattgaactaattgtcatgaacatagtctaatggtctttgcgaattacgatgtagcttgtgctatagctctactgttttatatgttcctagagaaaatttagttgaaagttgatagtagcaaactttgcagactgagtctgtaaaaccgaggattgtcctcgttgctgcacagaaggcttatgtccttaatgcaccactcggtgtactgcacctcgagcgtcgtctgtggatgctgtgaacatccgacatacacgtttctgatgactacacgatagttcagtacaaaaatacttaatggcttagaagcaaggcgccgaaaacgttgtaaaacgtcacggaacataagtgatgttctaaagagatgaaattgtgatttcatgcttgtgcccttgttaagaggtacgagacctccgacaagattctttgtccacaaagcacaggagaaaaggctcaatcgttgagcatgtgctcagattgtctgagtacgacaatcacttgaatcaagtgggagttaatcttccagatgagatagtgatggttctcaaaagtcactgccaccaagctgtgagagcttcgtgatgaactataacatatcaaggatagatacaatgatccttgagcgattcgcgatgtttgacactgcgaaagtagaaatcaagaaggagcatcaatagttgatggtttgtaaaaccactaagtttcaagaaaggcaagggctagacgggatacttcgtgaaacggcaaaatagttgttgcactaatgaagagacccaagattcaacccaaacccgagactaagtgcttctgtaatgaggggaacagtcactgaggcggagcaactctagatacttggtagataagaaggctggcaaaagtcgaaagaagtgtatttgatatacatgatgttgatgtgtactttactagtactcctagtagcatgggggtattggataccggttcggttgctaagtgattagtaacaggaaatgtaagctacggcataaacggagactagctaaaggcgaggtgacgatacgtgttggaagtgtttccaaggttgatatgatcaaacgtcgcacgctccctctaccatcgggattggtgttaaacctaaataattgttatttggtgcttgtgttaagcatgaacatgattggatcgtgtttattgcaatacgattatcatttaaagagaataatggttactctattttcttgaataatcaccttcaatggtttattgaatctcgatcgtagtgttacacatgttcatgatattggtgccaaaagatacgagttgatgatgatagtaccacttacttgtggcactgccgcttgagtcatgttagtataaattgcatgaagaggctccatgctgatggatctttatactcacttgtttttgaatcactagtgacatgcaaatcataccacatgagcaaggccttgttttcattgagatgaaacaagatagtaacttattggaagtgatacattttgatgtatgcagtccaatgggtgctaaggcacgcagtggatatcattatgttctcacttcactgacgatttgagtagatacaaaagtatttacttaatgaatcacaagtctgaaatattgaatagttcaattccttt
This window encodes:
- the LOC123428800 gene encoding uncharacterized protein LOC123428800, whose protein sequence is MAKSGARKEAAPVRSPATSPPQHFPGPASSYASGSAQQLFYPGAPTCSSANTSTPPPHLYPPLMETSSPNPTWRPMYTAAPESLLNFGQFAPMHPYNFRPPPVHYPEQGHGNLENLHFVGASPHDSFSTPPPPPHPKVASRSGPAKVDSTSSKKKRKTINVDEEELGERTAYRLPYTPEEHDRLAGAWLECSLNPIDGNVKKGEQFWDDIAALYNGATPSNRKRDRNQLKMEWQRTKKKLGAFHGEWIAVMGVYHSGHNSHDLQKMALEKYERNYHQPFQHLTMWEKLKDDSKWLTSYKHMTAKKGNMTDSNTTSNMINLEAEERPKVGRDKAKLERAGKGKSGGLSQDLEKDWSNSSRLTINRWRTVKR